In Anaerobacillus isosaccharinicus, one genomic interval encodes:
- a CDS encoding homogentisate 1,2-dioxygenase — MPFYKQMGDIPRKRHTVFKKEDGSLFREQVMGTKGFSGIQSILYHHNPPTRIIKSALLKNCRVEYEAQSDLAPRHLRSNQYNEKTDAVMGRHYLLGNEDVLIGVVNPTEQMDYFYRNGDGDEVLFVHHGTGKIESTFGTLTYKPGDYIVLPIGTIYRVVPDVGESKLLVIETNSWISTPKRYRNAHGQLLEHSPFCERDFHGPEKLETHVELKEYEVRTKSRGFLHSHVFGHHPLDVVGWDGYLFPYIFNVADFEPITGRIHMPPPIHQTFEANNFVICSFVPRLYEYHPEAIPAPYYHSNVDSDEVLYYVEGNFMSRKGIEEGSFTLHPSGIPHGPHPGKAEASIGKKETIELAVMIDTFRPLKVVKQAHSLEDKDYKYSWV; from the coding sequence ATGCCATTTTATAAACAAATGGGGGATATCCCCCGGAAACGACATACCGTTTTTAAAAAAGAAGATGGATCGCTGTTCCGAGAGCAAGTCATGGGTACAAAAGGCTTTTCAGGAATCCAATCAATTTTGTATCATCACAATCCACCAACAAGGATTATTAAATCAGCGTTGTTAAAAAATTGCCGAGTTGAATATGAAGCACAGAGTGACCTTGCTCCGCGTCATCTTCGCTCAAATCAATATAATGAAAAGACGGATGCGGTCATGGGTAGGCATTACCTACTTGGTAACGAAGACGTCCTCATCGGTGTAGTCAACCCTACTGAGCAAATGGACTATTTTTACCGGAATGGTGATGGCGATGAAGTCTTATTTGTTCATCATGGGACAGGGAAAATCGAATCGACATTTGGCACGCTTACGTATAAGCCCGGCGATTACATTGTCTTACCAATTGGCACGATTTACCGAGTGGTTCCAGATGTTGGGGAATCTAAACTGTTGGTCATTGAAACAAATAGTTGGATTTCAACACCGAAACGTTACCGCAATGCCCACGGGCAATTGCTAGAACACAGTCCATTTTGCGAACGAGATTTTCATGGACCAGAAAAATTAGAAACACATGTGGAATTAAAGGAATACGAAGTCCGAACAAAATCAAGAGGGTTTCTACATTCCCATGTCTTTGGTCATCATCCATTAGATGTTGTTGGCTGGGATGGCTATTTGTTCCCGTATATATTTAATGTTGCAGATTTTGAGCCGATCACCGGTCGAATTCATATGCCACCGCCTATCCACCAGACGTTTGAGGCAAATAACTTTGTCATCTGTTCATTTGTACCAAGGTTATATGAATATCATCCAGAGGCAATTCCTGCACCTTATTATCATAGTAATGTTGATAGTGATGAAGTCCTTTATTACGTAGAAGGAAACTTCATGAGCCGGAAAGGAATTGAAGAAGGGTCATTTACTCTACATCCTTCTGGTATTCCACATGGTCCTCACCCAGGTAAAGCTGAAGCAAGTATTGGAAAGAAAGAAACGATCGAATTAGCGGTTATGATTGATACGTTTCGGCCTTTAAAGGTTGTAAAACAAGCACATTCGCTGGAGGATAAAGACTATAAGTACAGCTGGGTTTAG
- the fahA gene encoding fumarylacetoacetase, producing MKSFIQVDRDSHFPIQNLPYGVFRPHSGGKPRIGVAIGEYVLDLSEIERAGLFANTGIDEDRIFAQPSLNAFMALGRNTWKKVRNQLQFLLSEDEPTLRDNEFLRNKAIISQKDAELLLPAEIGDYTDFYASKEHATNVGTMFRGKENALMPNWIHLPIGYHGRASSVVISGTDVRRPRGQMKPAGEETPIFGPCKQLDMELEMGWFIGPGNEQGKPVAIADAEDQIFGLVLVNDWSARDIQAWEYQPLGPFLAKSFATSVSPWVVPLEALEPFRVKGPNQDPTPLPYLQKNDASSFNIHLEVYLKSQEMAEPQKIVTTNFSYLYWSMAQQISHHTITGCNLRPGDLLASGTISGPEKEQRGSLLELSWRGTEPIEMNNGEQRVWLEDGDLLTMTGWCQGDGYRIGFGEVAGRILPALD from the coding sequence ATGAAGTCTTTTATACAAGTTGATCGGGATTCACATTTTCCAATTCAAAACTTACCTTATGGTGTCTTTCGGCCTCACTCTGGCGGAAAGCCTCGGATTGGGGTTGCGATAGGTGAATATGTCTTAGATCTCTCAGAAATAGAAAGAGCTGGATTGTTCGCTAATACTGGAATAGATGAGGATAGGATTTTTGCTCAACCTTCCCTGAATGCATTTATGGCCCTTGGAAGAAATACCTGGAAAAAGGTCAGAAATCAACTTCAATTTCTTTTAAGTGAAGACGAGCCAACGTTAAGAGATAATGAGTTTCTTCGCAACAAAGCAATAATAAGCCAAAAAGATGCAGAATTACTCTTACCAGCAGAAATTGGAGACTATACTGATTTTTATGCATCAAAAGAGCACGCGACTAATGTGGGAACGATGTTTCGAGGCAAAGAAAACGCACTTATGCCAAATTGGATCCACTTACCAATCGGTTATCACGGTCGGGCGAGCTCGGTTGTTATCAGTGGAACGGATGTTCGTCGTCCGAGAGGACAAATGAAACCTGCGGGTGAAGAAACACCAATTTTTGGACCGTGTAAACAACTAGACATGGAATTAGAGATGGGCTGGTTTATAGGTCCTGGAAATGAACAAGGAAAACCAGTTGCTATTGCTGATGCCGAAGATCAAATATTTGGTCTCGTCTTGGTGAATGATTGGAGTGCTCGGGATATTCAAGCATGGGAGTATCAACCACTTGGACCGTTCCTTGCTAAAAGCTTCGCAACATCAGTTTCGCCTTGGGTTGTACCATTAGAAGCACTAGAACCGTTTCGTGTAAAAGGGCCAAATCAGGACCCAACACCGTTACCATATTTACAAAAAAATGATGCTAGCTCCTTTAATATTCATCTTGAAGTTTACCTAAAGAGTCAAGAGATGGCGGAACCACAAAAAATTGTAACGACCAATTTCAGTTATCTTTACTGGAGCATGGCTCAACAAATTAGCCATCATACCATTACCGGATGTAACTTACGTCCAGGGGATCTACTTGCATCTGGAACAATCAGTGGTCCAGAGAAGGAACAACGTGGAAGTTTATTAGAGCTAAGCTGGCGAGGCACTGAGCCGATTGAAATGAACAATGGCGAACAACGTGTTTGGTTAGAAGACGGAGATTTACTAACGATGACTGGGTGGTGCCAAGGAGATGGCTATCGTATTGGCTTTGGGGAAGTAGCAGGGCGAATTCTTCCGGCATTGGATTAA
- the hppD gene encoding 4-hydroxyphenylpyruvate dioxygenase: MTNEVSNITNPANKDNNFDVESFHHLEIYVGNAKQSSYYFCNAFGFQIKAYRGLETGSRDLVSYVLEQGAIRLVVTGSLTDNTEVSSFVKLHGDGGKDIALTVSNVEEAYNGAIARGGIAIKSPWIESDEHGSVKKATIGTYGDTVHTLIELQDYKGSFLPGFIPYEGLNHAKTSGLIGIDHVVGNVESMDEWTTYYEKVFGFSVLKHFDDEDISTEYSALMSKVMMNGTGRIKFPINEPAEGKRKSQIQEYLDFYKGPGVQHMALLTNDIISTIKALRENGVEFLPTPETYYEDLSARVGDIDEDIKKLKELSILVDRDDEGYLLQIFTKPIVDRPTLFIEIIQRKGARGFGEGNFKALFESIEREQERRGNI; this comes from the coding sequence ATGACAAATGAAGTATCTAATATAACGAATCCAGCAAATAAGGATAATAATTTTGATGTTGAAAGTTTCCACCATCTAGAAATTTATGTCGGAAATGCAAAACAATCTTCCTATTATTTCTGTAACGCATTTGGCTTTCAAATTAAAGCTTATCGTGGGCTTGAAACAGGTTCTCGTGACTTAGTTTCCTATGTACTCGAGCAAGGAGCGATTCGTCTCGTTGTGACGGGTTCACTAACAGATAACACGGAGGTTTCTTCTTTTGTAAAGCTCCACGGTGATGGCGGTAAAGATATTGCTTTAACAGTGTCTAACGTTGAGGAGGCATATAATGGTGCAATTGCCCGTGGTGGTATTGCGATTAAGAGCCCATGGATAGAAAGTGATGAACACGGTTCTGTGAAAAAAGCGACTATTGGAACTTATGGAGATACCGTTCATACGTTAATTGAATTGCAAGATTACAAAGGTAGTTTTTTACCTGGGTTTATACCATATGAAGGATTAAATCATGCGAAGACATCTGGGCTAATCGGAATTGACCATGTAGTCGGAAACGTTGAAAGTATGGACGAGTGGACTACATATTACGAAAAGGTATTTGGTTTTTCTGTTTTAAAACATTTTGATGACGAGGATATTTCAACAGAATATTCTGCACTCATGTCTAAGGTCATGATGAATGGGACGGGTCGAATAAAATTTCCAATTAACGAACCAGCAGAAGGAAAACGGAAATCTCAAATTCAAGAGTACTTAGATTTTTACAAAGGACCAGGAGTTCAGCATATGGCACTTTTGACGAATGACATTATCTCAACAATTAAAGCACTAAGAGAAAATGGGGTTGAATTTTTACCGACACCTGAAACTTATTATGAAGATTTAAGTGCTAGAGTAGGAGATATTGATGAGGATATAAAAAAATTAAAAGAGCTTAGTATTTTAGTAGATCGAGATGATGAGGGTTATCTTCTGCAAATTTTCACAAAGCCAATTGTCGATCGTCCGACATTATTTATTGAGATCATTCAAAGAAAAGGAGCAAGAGGGTTCGGCGAAGGGAATTTTAAAGCATTATTCGAGTCGATTGAACGGGAACAAGAACGTAGAGGAAATATTTAG
- a CDS encoding DUF1450 domain-containing protein, with product MKIHVKFCPFNFKNELREVKNHLKLLSYVNVTEDLCLNYCGQCLVQPFTVINGKHFASDSVDQLYYEVSKIFNLPPLQRN from the coding sequence ATGAAAATTCATGTAAAATTCTGCCCATTTAATTTTAAAAATGAATTACGTGAAGTGAAAAATCACTTAAAACTACTTTCCTATGTAAATGTTACTGAAGACCTCTGCCTAAATTATTGTGGCCAGTGCTTAGTTCAACCATTTACGGTTATAAACGGAAAACATTTTGCAAGTGATAGCGTAGATCAACTCTATTATGAGGTCTCAAAAATTTTTAATCTTCCACCCCTTCAAAGAAATTAG
- a CDS encoding 4a-hydroxytetrahydrobiopterin dehydratase, with translation MEKLSEQEITHFLSKANDWNLVDEKWIEKKYRFKDYLTGIQFVQKVANASEEANHHPFISIDYKLVKIKLSSWNANGLTELDFKLAKEYDEFYQQCKLV, from the coding sequence GTGGAAAAACTTTCAGAGCAAGAAATTACACATTTTTTATCAAAAGCTAATGATTGGAATTTAGTTGATGAGAAATGGATTGAAAAAAAGTACCGATTTAAAGACTATTTAACAGGTATTCAATTTGTTCAAAAAGTAGCCAATGCCTCCGAAGAAGCTAATCATCATCCGTTCATTTCCATTGATTATAAACTAGTAAAAATTAAACTATCATCTTGGAATGCCAACGGTTTAACCGAACTAGATTTTAAATTAGCCAAAGAATACGACGAATTTTACCAACAGTGTAAACTGGTTTAA
- a CDS encoding aromatic amino acid hydroxylase, producing the protein MQTKTIPKHLQKYTVTQEYENYTAINHAVWRYVMRQNHHGLKEIAHPAYTDGLKASGISIEQLPNVDHMNVCLAPYGWGAATIDGFIPGVAFFEFQANGILPVVAEIRKLENIQYTPAPDIIHEAAGHAPILCDKNYSEYVKLFGNIGKKAIATKEEHDLFEAVRHYSNLLEKGESTEADIISAKNKIDEVALSIKGVSEAEQISRLYWWTVEYGLIGDLANPKIYGAGLLSSISEGSNVLSDAVKKIPFELETIINTGFDITKPQPQLFVCENFEQLTEGVLEFSKRMAFMTGGTESLEKAKQSANLATIEYSSGLQVTGVLHELLYNDAKEAIYLKMLGPTALAYDHNEIAGHGTATHNDGFGAPIGNLHGISKAIENLTDHELTSLGIVPGQDCTLSFESGVLVKGNVLSILKQDEKIQLISFENCRVSYQDQTLFEPEWGLYDMAVGATISSVYGGAADGEAYYIIDDQSVGNATKSIERSELDSLYQQIRELREGKSDNPTGVIEAVATKLKDNYPTDWLLRLEIVELLTKNHWLPVLEGELRNDLDQLQKSNDDLRPLIMRGLEIC; encoded by the coding sequence ATGCAAACGAAAACAATACCAAAACATTTACAAAAATACACGGTGACACAGGAGTATGAAAATTATACGGCTATTAATCACGCTGTTTGGCGTTATGTCATGCGCCAAAATCATCATGGATTAAAAGAGATCGCCCACCCCGCTTATACTGATGGTTTAAAGGCTTCTGGAATTTCGATTGAACAACTTCCTAACGTAGACCATATGAATGTATGCTTAGCCCCTTATGGATGGGGAGCGGCAACCATTGACGGCTTCATCCCAGGAGTTGCCTTTTTTGAGTTTCAAGCCAACGGTATTCTACCTGTCGTTGCCGAAATTCGGAAACTAGAAAACATCCAGTATACCCCTGCTCCTGACATTATTCATGAAGCTGCAGGACATGCGCCGATTCTTTGTGATAAAAACTATTCTGAGTATGTTAAGCTTTTTGGCAACATTGGAAAAAAAGCGATTGCTACAAAAGAAGAACACGATCTATTTGAAGCTGTCCGTCATTACTCTAACCTTCTTGAAAAAGGGGAATCAACCGAAGCAGATATCATTTCCGCCAAGAACAAAATCGATGAAGTCGCCTTGTCCATCAAAGGCGTATCTGAGGCAGAACAAATTTCAAGACTATACTGGTGGACAGTTGAATACGGTCTTATTGGAGATTTAGCTAATCCAAAAATTTACGGAGCTGGGCTTTTGTCCTCTATTTCTGAAGGTAGTAATGTCCTAAGTGATGCTGTAAAGAAAATTCCATTTGAGCTAGAAACGATTATTAACACCGGTTTTGATATTACAAAACCACAGCCACAATTATTCGTTTGTGAAAATTTCGAACAACTAACGGAAGGTGTACTAGAATTTTCAAAGCGAATGGCCTTTATGACAGGTGGAACAGAAAGCTTAGAGAAAGCCAAGCAATCTGCCAATTTGGCAACGATTGAATATAGCTCTGGTCTTCAAGTAACAGGCGTTCTCCACGAATTACTCTATAACGATGCAAAAGAAGCGATCTATCTTAAAATGCTAGGTCCTACTGCACTTGCCTATGATCATAATGAAATTGCAGGACATGGAACAGCAACACATAACGATGGTTTTGGAGCACCGATTGGGAATTTACATGGAATTTCAAAGGCTATTGAGAACCTAACCGATCATGAGCTTACGAGTCTAGGAATTGTGCCTGGCCAAGATTGTACCCTCTCATTTGAGTCTGGGGTCTTAGTCAAAGGAAACGTTCTTTCAATTTTGAAGCAAGACGAAAAAATACAACTCATATCTTTTGAAAATTGCCGTGTGTCATACCAAGATCAAACATTATTCGAGCCGGAATGGGGACTATACGATATGGCTGTAGGCGCGACGATCTCATCCGTCTATGGTGGTGCAGCAGATGGCGAAGCGTATTATATAATTGACGATCAAAGCGTTGGAAATGCAACTAAATCTATTGAACGCTCTGAGTTAGACTCTCTATATCAACAAATTAGAGAACTACGCGAAGGAAAAAGCGACAATCCTACAGGTGTTATTGAAGCAGTCGCAACGAAACTCAAAGATAACTATCCTACTGACTGGCTGCTCCGCCTCGAAATTGTTGAACTGTTAACAAAAAATCACTGGTTGCCCGTATTAGAAGGTGAACTTCGAAATGACCTAGATCAGTTACAAAAATCCAACGATGATTTAAGACCACTAATCATGCGCGGGCTAGAGATTTGTTAA
- a CDS encoding OmpA family protein, with protein sequence MINKYKRLFKGEQEESHFWPSFTDLLTAILLCFILIFIIMMVIKSFQIEEMKRTIDQIMGVRVDLINDLNEEFSDSTLGIEIDEKTGAMIFNTDILFEFDDTVLKPEAFEFLDEFVPAYLEVLLERGYESYISEIIIEGHADKIGSYLYNLELSQQRAFSVAEYILSENFPYKNIQQHLEDKLTVNGKSYTDGRTDAQGNYSHKDSRRVEFKFRLKDQEILEATRELLGGK encoded by the coding sequence ATGATTAATAAATACAAACGATTATTTAAAGGTGAGCAGGAAGAAAGTCACTTTTGGCCCTCGTTTACTGATTTATTAACGGCAATTTTGCTTTGTTTTATCCTCATTTTTATTATTATGATGGTTATAAAATCGTTTCAAATTGAGGAGATGAAACGAACGATTGATCAAATCATGGGGGTTCGCGTAGACTTGATTAATGATTTGAACGAAGAATTTAGCGATTCTACGTTAGGCATTGAGATTGATGAAAAAACTGGGGCGATGATTTTTAACACAGATATCTTATTTGAGTTTGATGATACGGTTTTAAAACCAGAGGCCTTCGAGTTTTTAGATGAGTTTGTTCCTGCGTACTTGGAAGTGTTATTAGAGCGAGGCTATGAAAGTTATATTTCGGAAATCATTATCGAAGGTCATGCTGACAAAATTGGTAGCTATTTGTACAACTTAGAGCTCTCACAACAACGGGCGTTTAGTGTCGCAGAGTATATTTTAAGTGAAAACTTCCCATATAAAAACATCCAACAACATTTGGAAGATAAATTAACGGTTAACGGAAAGTCTTATACCGATGGACGGACAGACGCACAAGGCAATTATAGCCACAAAGATTCTCGGCGTGTCGAATTTAAATTCAGATTAAAAGATCAAGAGATTTTAGAGGCAACGAGAGAATTACTTGGAGGAAAATAG
- a CDS encoding MotA/TolQ/ExbB proton channel family protein: MVETVLKIFMSEQQAQTILANPLIEFIFMVLFVTFALAVVIHFILFSKLRSIRNFLNTSKSLDIHPLNRFHAEFEHKNKQESVKVETFVQKKFSSWRMFNVPVVSLIKMIQMTVSLFILVGVLGTFIGLAMSLGSIDATGDQLVENVAFVLAGIDVAFFTSIAGMGLSLIMTVLTKVANTEYLLTDIMLKTESFLEENEPDSFERLIKVSEAINSSIVELRETNQASLQSIVDSFSGFQEYTVGLQQSAKDLAKFNDGLSKNLKDFSVIFDGIKEVTVGFDKGVSKLNKNFDQLFTYFHSMDKRNDLLANTFTETYKKIKELSTSQTETMNQFQEAVVDWKSYISTIANRQEAIHGSFERMHAQTDHLVKLMKENNQQFKGIFGDDLSSKLLGITTYIKELRGDFDKFGNSIARLPEALDTINRAQEGYKNLLSDRFEELKQFNQDFSNHLKAHSTDSHAFEKRLSEATRSYEQLGMKNSQMLNEINRTITQMTDSFNQREKGIETSVDVLKDTLSRYVSTLDGTLGNKLDNVSRNLASYAMEMNTTIKKELKLIGQVAEDNQVRNARAAQQTISELNQEFQNLNRLLQSITQEAARQSYRVRVGSND, encoded by the coding sequence ATGGTGGAAACAGTCTTGAAAATTTTTATGAGTGAACAACAGGCACAAACGATTTTAGCTAATCCATTAATTGAATTTATTTTCATGGTGTTATTCGTAACATTTGCATTAGCAGTTGTCATTCACTTTATTTTGTTTAGTAAACTAAGAAGTATTCGTAACTTTTTAAACACGTCAAAGTCGCTGGATATACATCCGTTAAATAGGTTTCATGCCGAATTTGAACATAAAAATAAACAGGAATCCGTGAAAGTGGAGACATTTGTCCAAAAGAAATTTTCTAGCTGGCGGATGTTTAATGTACCAGTCGTAAGTCTTATTAAAATGATTCAGATGACGGTCTCACTTTTTATACTAGTGGGTGTATTGGGTACATTTATTGGTCTAGCTATGTCGCTTGGCAGTATTGATGCAACAGGGGATCAGCTAGTAGAAAATGTAGCCTTTGTCTTAGCGGGTATTGATGTGGCCTTTTTTACGAGTATTGCTGGAATGGGATTATCACTAATTATGACTGTGCTTACGAAAGTGGCTAATACAGAATATTTGTTAACAGATATTATGTTAAAAACAGAATCATTTTTAGAGGAGAACGAACCAGACTCTTTTGAACGTCTTATTAAAGTATCAGAGGCGATCAACTCCTCGATTGTTGAGCTTCGAGAAACAAATCAGGCCTCGTTGCAGAGTATTGTTGATTCCTTTAGTGGTTTTCAAGAATATACTGTCGGCTTGCAACAATCTGCGAAGGACTTAGCAAAATTTAATGATGGGCTATCGAAAAATTTAAAGGATTTTTCGGTTATTTTTGATGGGATCAAAGAAGTAACGGTTGGCTTCGATAAAGGGGTATCTAAGCTAAATAAAAACTTTGACCAATTATTTACGTATTTCCACAGCATGGACAAAAGAAATGATCTACTTGCCAACACATTCACTGAAACTTATAAAAAAATAAAGGAACTATCTACGTCCCAAACAGAGACGATGAATCAATTTCAAGAAGCAGTTGTAGATTGGAAGAGCTACATTTCCACGATTGCAAATAGACAGGAAGCGATCCATGGCTCATTTGAAAGAATGCATGCCCAAACTGATCATCTAGTAAAACTGATGAAGGAAAACAATCAACAGTTTAAAGGGATTTTTGGCGACGATCTTAGTTCAAAGTTACTAGGTATTACTACGTATATTAAAGAGCTTCGAGGTGATTTTGATAAGTTTGGGAATTCAATTGCCAGATTACCAGAAGCGTTAGATACGATTAACAGAGCTCAAGAAGGGTATAAAAATTTATTATCGGATCGTTTTGAGGAGTTGAAGCAATTTAATCAGGATTTTAGTAATCATTTAAAAGCTCATTCTACCGATTCTCATGCCTTTGAAAAACGGCTAAGTGAAGCAACCCGTTCCTATGAGCAACTCGGCATGAAAAACAGCCAAATGTTAAATGAAATCAATCGGACGATCACGCAAATGACCGACTCGTTTAATCAACGAGAAAAGGGGATTGAAACAAGCGTCGATGTTCTTAAAGATACACTCTCAAGATATGTTTCTACTTTAGATGGAACCCTAGGTAATAAACTAGATAATGTTAGTAGAAATCTTGCCAGTTATGCAATGGAGATGAACACAACCATAAAAAAAGAATTAAAGTTAATCGGTCAAGTTGCCGAAGATAATCAAGTCAGAAACGCACGGGCGGCGCAGCAGACAATCAGTGAGTTAAATCAGGAATTTCAAAATCTAAATCGCCTGCTTCAGTCTATTACACAAGAGGCAGCGAGACAAAGCTACCGAGTAAGGGTTGGTAGTAATGATTAA
- a CDS encoding ParA family protein, with product MTYAKKIFVGNYKGGVGKTTSIYQLALHMVGLGKRVLLIDLDPQCSLSEICIERTEKKRLDQLKDHESLNYIYDLWQQYKQFPSISFQIELRPLVKQTPENIHFIPSNTFYSNGGLDDLALKLEDEFEDLLPMQQFFRMSGIEENYDYILFDCPPSNNLITQGAFLVSDYYIIPSIIQTMSIRGVIHYIKTVENIYDRKCGKHKNKLLARSLFGEKPQLLGIFETLKKHSVENRPIINDLVHDLKEAKVETLLFTPTKEKYLFDTIIFHYEGIARATAAGEKRNDYATLTDEILDCIEMNS from the coding sequence ATGACGTATGCGAAGAAAATTTTTGTTGGGAATTATAAAGGTGGGGTAGGGAAGACAACGAGTATCTACCAACTGGCACTACATATGGTCGGCTTAGGAAAGAGGGTATTGTTGATTGATTTAGACCCGCAATGCTCTTTAAGTGAGATTTGTATTGAGAGAACCGAAAAAAAGCGCTTGGATCAGTTAAAAGATCATGAGAGCTTGAATTATATCTATGATCTCTGGCAGCAGTATAAGCAATTTCCAAGCATATCATTTCAAATAGAACTTAGACCATTAGTGAAGCAAACGCCAGAAAATATACACTTTATTCCATCTAATACTTTTTATTCAAATGGCGGGCTTGATGATTTAGCCTTAAAGTTAGAAGATGAATTTGAAGACCTTTTGCCAATGCAACAGTTTTTTCGAATGAGTGGTATTGAAGAAAACTATGATTATATTCTTTTTGATTGTCCTCCAAGCAATAACTTAATCACACAAGGGGCCTTTTTAGTTTCTGACTATTATATTATTCCATCAATCATTCAAACGATGAGTATTCGTGGAGTCATTCACTATATCAAGACAGTAGAAAATATCTATGACCGTAAATGTGGAAAACACAAAAATAAATTATTAGCGAGATCTCTATTTGGTGAAAAGCCTCAGTTATTAGGTATTTTTGAAACGTTGAAAAAGCATTCCGTCGAAAATCGACCGATTATAAATGATCTAGTGCACGATCTAAAAGAAGCGAAAGTTGAAACACTTTTGTTCACTCCAACAAAAGAAAAATATCTTTTTGATACGATCATATTCCACTATGAGGGAATAGCTCGGGCGACGGCAGCTGGTGAAAAACGAAACGACTATGCCACATTAACTGATGAAATATTGGATTGTATAGAGATGAATTCATAG
- a CDS encoding DUF418 domain-containing protein — MDAQRLQPIQQQERIITLDVIRGFALLGILLVNMQFFVSPKLFLMLSDVTLFDGPISNAAEWFVTIFASGKFFTTFSFLFGIGFFMFMERVSAKGLSVGKVYLRRLVFLLLLGSVHVFLMWSGDILLNYAIAGFLLVLFRKSTITTIKKWAIGLFSLVVFLLGFFSFINSLMENFMDEDLGFTKDFASLVDKSIAVFQNGSFSEILAFRLAEEIPLVLPNFIVTVPMVLFIFLIGLYVGKKGVLLNISGHVEWIRKVWKNSLIYGIVLTLLHIIIKTDLFIVPFYLHEAVIEVVSFVSGLIISFFYISSITLLCQRPQWKNRLSFLAPVGQMALTNYLLQTVICITLFYGYGFGLYGKISPELGIFITIAIFTVQIFLSKFWMARFKYGPLERVWRGFTYKGVK, encoded by the coding sequence ATGGACGCACAGCGTTTACAACCGATTCAACAGCAAGAACGAATTATCACATTGGATGTGATACGAGGATTTGCCCTTTTAGGAATTTTATTAGTCAATATGCAATTTTTTGTTTCGCCAAAGTTATTTCTAATGCTGTCTGATGTCACATTGTTTGATGGTCCGATAAGTAATGCTGCAGAGTGGTTTGTTACGATCTTTGCATCGGGGAAATTTTTTACGACTTTCTCATTTTTGTTTGGTATAGGCTTTTTCATGTTTATGGAGCGAGTTTCGGCAAAAGGTCTATCTGTAGGAAAAGTATATTTAAGAAGATTAGTTTTCCTTTTGCTTCTAGGATCTGTACACGTTTTTTTGATGTGGAGTGGGGACATCTTACTTAATTATGCGATCGCTGGATTTTTGTTAGTGTTGTTTAGAAAGTCTACAATTACTACAATTAAGAAATGGGCGATTGGATTATTCAGTTTAGTCGTATTTTTATTAGGCTTTTTTAGCTTTATAAATTCACTAATGGAAAATTTCATGGATGAAGATTTAGGATTTACGAAAGATTTTGCTAGTTTAGTCGATAAATCAATAGCCGTTTTTCAGAATGGTAGTTTTTCAGAAATTTTAGCATTTCGTCTAGCCGAGGAAATCCCCTTAGTTTTACCTAACTTTATCGTTACTGTACCTATGGTTCTTTTTATTTTTCTAATTGGCTTGTATGTTGGAAAAAAAGGGGTGTTACTAAATATCTCAGGTCATGTAGAATGGATCCGCAAAGTATGGAAAAATAGTTTGATCTACGGAATTGTTTTAACACTTCTACATATTATTATAAAAACTGATTTGTTTATTGTCCCGTTTTACTTACATGAGGCCGTGATTGAGGTTGTCTCATTCGTTTCAGGATTAATCATTTCGTTCTTTTATATCAGCTCGATTACGCTATTGTGTCAACGACCACAATGGAAAAACCGGCTATCATTTTTAGCCCCAGTAGGGCAAATGGCGTTAACGAATTATTTACTTCAAACGGTCATTTGTATAACGTTGTTTTATGGCTACGGCTTTGGATTATACGGGAAAATTTCGCCGGAACTAGGGATTTTCATTACAATTGCAATCTTCACTGTTCAAATTTTCTTGAGTAAATTCTGGATGGCAAGGTTTAAGTACGGGCCACTCGAGCGTGTTTGGCGAGGTTTTACATACAAAGGTGTTAAATGA